Proteins encoded within one genomic window of Nordella sp. HKS 07:
- the nikR gene encoding nickel-responsive transcriptional regulator NikR, whose product MQRVTVTLDDDLMSELDRVIEMKGYQNRSEAIRDLARAGIREAVVNAPDTGNCVAALVYVYDHGARELSKRLVETFHEHHHLSISTMHIHLDHDNCMEVTVMKGPTREIRHSAEHVIAERGVRHGQLVMIPVEMEAHSHSHGERSPHRHMHIKVK is encoded by the coding sequence ATGCAACGCGTAACCGTCACCCTGGATGATGATCTCATGAGCGAGCTCGACCGCGTCATCGAGATGAAGGGCTACCAGAACAGATCCGAGGCGATCCGCGATCTGGCGCGCGCCGGCATTCGCGAGGCCGTCGTCAATGCGCCCGATACCGGAAACTGCGTCGCCGCCTTGGTCTATGTCTATGATCACGGCGCCCGCGAACTCTCAAAGCGGCTCGTCGAGACCTTCCATGAGCATCACCATTTGTCGATCTCGACGATGCATATCCATCTCGACCATGACAATTGCATGGAAGTCACCGTGATGAAGGGACCGACGCGGGAAATCCGGCATAGTGCGGAACATGTGATCGCCGAGCGCGGCGTGCGCCACGGCCAGCTGGTCATGATCCCCGTCGAGATGGAAGCGCACAGCCACAGCCATGGCGAGCGTTCGCCTCACCGGCATATGCATATTAAAGTCAAATAG
- the nikE gene encoding nickel import ATP-binding protein NikE, with translation MAKVLAVEALTLATTRQGVPVELVRGLDLSVRAGAVTALVGASGCGKSLTCLGLQDSLPPGVTRLAGRVSIDGEPKSGPELRGRQVATVMQNPRSAFNPVLTMRAHAVETMRAVGRHGRDDEARILAAFEEVGLEEPERIQQLYPFQMSGGMQQRVMIALALLSEAPFLIADEPTTDLDLVLQARVLTLIGRLVTTHGLGVLLVTHDMGVVAHSADEVAVMEAGQIVERGGVRDIFSSPPACGDPGPSGGAHGTLSRGAGRMSLIAIEGVGKTYRAGSLLGRGAAKTVLRDIDLMIAPGECVGLLGRSGCGKSTLARLMLGVERPDAGRVLFRGQDVTRLDKSGRRDFRAAVQLVFQDSIGAVDPRHSIARTLSEPLRHLTGLGKDAMAARVVELLALVGLDRQDAGKLPGQMSGGQLQRVCIARALAPRPELIVLDEAVSNLDLVLQLQILDLLSALRRQFGTAFLFITHDLRLTRRLCDRVLVMDEGRIVEEGKVFSVLQHPASRLLAAAMLPARPPNTPVDARPI, from the coding sequence ATGGCGAAGGTCCTTGCCGTCGAGGCTTTGACGCTGGCGACGACGCGACAGGGTGTCCCGGTCGAGCTGGTGCGCGGTCTCGATCTGAGTGTTCGCGCCGGCGCTGTGACCGCGCTGGTGGGCGCCAGCGGCTGCGGCAAATCGCTGACCTGTCTCGGCCTGCAGGACAGCCTGCCGCCGGGCGTCACGCGTCTTGCGGGCCGCGTGTCGATCGACGGTGAGCCGAAATCGGGGCCGGAGCTGCGCGGCCGGCAGGTGGCGACGGTGATGCAGAATCCGCGCAGCGCCTTCAACCCCGTGCTGACCATGCGGGCCCATGCGGTCGAGACGATGAGGGCGGTCGGCCGTCATGGGCGGGATGACGAAGCGCGGATTCTGGCCGCCTTCGAGGAGGTCGGCCTCGAGGAGCCGGAGCGCATCCAGCAACTCTATCCCTTTCAGATGAGCGGCGGCATGCAGCAGCGTGTGATGATCGCCTTGGCGCTGCTTTCGGAGGCACCCTTCCTCATTGCCGATGAGCCGACCACCGATCTCGATCTCGTGCTGCAGGCGCGCGTGCTCACTTTGATCGGGCGTCTGGTAACGACGCACGGTCTTGGCGTTCTGCTCGTCACGCATGACATGGGCGTGGTCGCGCATTCGGCCGATGAGGTTGCCGTGATGGAGGCCGGGCAGATCGTCGAACGTGGCGGTGTCCGGGACATATTCTCGAGCCCCCCGGCATGCGGCGACCCGGGCCCTTCTGGCGGCGCACATGGCACTCTATCCCGAGGAGCAGGTCGCATGAGCCTGATCGCGATCGAGGGTGTGGGAAAAACCTATCGCGCCGGCTCTTTGCTCGGCCGCGGGGCGGCAAAGACGGTGCTGCGGGATATTGATCTCATGATCGCGCCCGGCGAATGTGTCGGCCTGCTCGGCCGCAGCGGTTGCGGAAAGAGCACGCTGGCGAGGCTGATGCTGGGCGTCGAAAGGCCCGATGCCGGACGGGTTTTGTTTCGCGGCCAGGATGTCACCCGCCTCGACAAGTCCGGGCGGCGGGACTTCCGGGCTGCGGTACAGCTTGTCTTTCAGGATTCGATCGGCGCCGTCGACCCGCGCCACTCCATTGCGAGGACGTTGAGCGAGCCGCTCAGGCATCTAACCGGGCTTGGCAAGGACGCCATGGCGGCGCGCGTGGTGGAACTGCTGGCCCTGGTTGGCCTCGACCGCCAGGATGCCGGCAAGCTTCCGGGACAGATGAGCGGCGGGCAGTTGCAGCGTGTCTGCATCGCCCGGGCGCTGGCGCCGCGACCGGAGCTGATCGTCCTCGATGAGGCGGTCTCCAATCTCGATCTCGTGCTGCAGCTGCAGATTCTCGATCTGCTTTCAGCGCTGCGCCGTCAATTCGGAACGGCCTTCCTCTTCATCACGCATGATCTGCGGCTCACGCGCCGCCTGTGCGACAGGGTGCTCGTGATGGACGAGGGTCGGATCGTGGAGGAAGGAAAGGTTTTCTCCGTCCTTCAGCATCCCGCGTCGCGGCTGCTCGCCGCCGCTATGCTGCCGGCGCGGCCTCCTAACACTCCTGTGGATGCGCGACCTATTTGA
- the nikB gene encoding nickel ABC transporter permease subunit NikB, which produces MLRFIVGRIALLPPMLLGVSAVVFLMLRLGRGDPALDYLRLSQIPPTDEAIAKVRILLGLDRPLLEQYFSWLWDAMRLDFGVSYVTRRPVLDEFLYYLPATLQLAAFALLITLVVSIPLGIWAARHPDRLPDHIVRGIAFIGVSMPNFWLGFLLVIAFSLWLGWLPPLGKGGLEHVLMPAVAVSLMSLSINARLLRASMLEVGAQRHVLYARLRGLSDRRITQNHILRNAMLPIVTATGMHVGELIGGTLVVENIFDWPGLGRYAVSAIYNRDFPVLLCFVLLMTVIFVLCNLLIDILYAWLDPRIRLYAEKAR; this is translated from the coding sequence ATGCTGCGCTTCATAGTAGGCCGGATTGCGCTTTTGCCGCCGATGTTGCTCGGCGTCTCGGCCGTCGTCTTTTTGATGCTGCGCCTCGGGCGCGGCGATCCGGCGCTCGACTATCTGCGGCTGTCGCAGATTCCGCCGACCGATGAGGCGATCGCCAAGGTTCGCATCCTGCTTGGACTAGACCGCCCGCTGCTCGAGCAGTATTTCAGCTGGCTTTGGGACGCCATGCGCCTCGACTTCGGCGTTTCCTATGTCACGCGGCGGCCGGTACTCGACGAATTCCTCTATTACCTGCCGGCGACGCTGCAGCTCGCGGCCTTCGCGCTTCTGATCACGCTTGTCGTCAGCATTCCGCTCGGCATCTGGGCGGCGCGCCATCCCGACAGGCTGCCCGATCACATCGTCCGCGGCATCGCCTTCATCGGCGTCTCGATGCCGAATTTCTGGCTCGGCTTCCTGCTCGTGATCGCCTTCTCGCTATGGCTGGGCTGGCTGCCGCCGCTCGGCAAGGGCGGCCTCGAGCACGTGCTCATGCCGGCGGTTGCCGTGTCTCTCATGTCGCTGTCGATCAATGCACGCCTCCTGCGCGCCAGCATGCTCGAGGTGGGGGCGCAGCGGCATGTCCTCTATGCCAGACTGCGCGGCCTGTCCGACAGGCGCATCACGCAGAACCACATTCTGCGCAACGCGATGCTGCCCATCGTCACCGCCACCGGCATGCATGTCGGCGAGTTGATCGGCGGCACGCTCGTCGTCGAGAACATCTTCGACTGGCCCGGTCTCGGCCGCTATGCGGTCTCGGCCATCTATAATCGCGATTTCCCGGTGCTTCTGTGCTTCGTTCTGCTCATGACGGTGATCTTCGTCCTGTGCAATCTGCTCATCGATATTCTGTATGCCTGGCTCGATCCGAGAATCCGGCTGTACGCGGAGAAGGCGCGATGA
- a CDS encoding WD40 repeat domain-containing protein: MTLLARIALIGLLVSFASETVRADDPSPDAARDVQTTLGKLGYLRSEATGKWDKTTIEAAMRFASEVELPLPLISFGADRAILRKVLAAEGDRRTSGRDIFLAPNGPSRWSDDLHLSEDGATALTGTQSSIVIWNAATGRPLRVLYDHCCVTAASLSGDGKLAAFIDNESTVRMVDTATGKFAAVFTLAKGSDGSDRDPSTIRFMPSNDAVVIADDEGSITLHPLTGGKSRLVGNHIPPKEDPTSAGEIKSLSVSGDGKLVASLSAYDGKLKIWNLAKGKLQREVKLFPENKGGDAADDSIGSTERQMIAFDSKGASITVAALRIGNDFQVITPVIQKIDVASGKVSRIDAVPVVFAAASAGGLLAASDPRAGEVSLYDMSSLEKTAAVKSNLLVNAIDAGGRRALAQVPANEWSYEGNFVFFDMAAGTTVATPTLKAEYINRFAVNDENKTAYLGVFEDKLASLSLVTGEVSFIPLKGLPPAEAGKPALSLRALDLVSGKIIDREDIYVPARGQESETPPRVLSIDPGTGNVDIRGITTPPVENGYYGIVGTALSADGRFAVNGYQRERESEDAEAFVSIVDVSTGKEKANFPFYPQTHGAVGLTCLWFGTVCKQRSLQTTHEIARNMFGYATDITFTGSGKYVLAGYWEPAISAIDAETGEIATIYNTSLTYEKWGIPAKKVGPGLGKKDGWDPEVAEAGARGASVPRLVLPLPASDDFLAVLESDFGSKAFMLRFSAGRSDPSAVIEIPARADKGVVSPDGNLVALGYAGGLILILDVETGNIRSTLYDNHGLPGTLRFSADSRRLYSISTIKYSGQTADGAFRIWDTANGDLLASTHVFANGEWITLTPEGFYTGTAAAGRKVAVRLGEKESVPEADVARMLHRPDLVAARLAGESKEKLAAAAASLAFK, from the coding sequence ATGACGTTACTGGCCAGGATCGCCCTGATCGGGCTGCTCGTCTCGTTTGCTTCTGAAACCGTCCGGGCAGATGATCCTTCTCCCGATGCCGCCAGGGACGTCCAGACCACTCTGGGCAAGCTCGGCTATCTCAGATCCGAAGCAACGGGAAAATGGGACAAGACCACCATCGAGGCGGCGATGCGATTTGCCTCGGAAGTGGAATTGCCGCTGCCCCTTATCTCCTTCGGCGCCGACCGCGCCATCCTGCGCAAGGTCCTGGCTGCCGAAGGTGATCGCCGCACAAGCGGAAGGGATATATTTCTGGCCCCCAACGGCCCCTCCCGCTGGTCTGACGACCTCCATCTCTCCGAAGATGGAGCGACGGCGCTTACGGGGACGCAGTCATCCATCGTCATCTGGAACGCCGCCACCGGACGGCCTTTGCGCGTGCTATACGATCATTGCTGCGTGACGGCCGCCAGCCTGAGCGGGGACGGCAAGCTTGCTGCTTTCATCGATAACGAATCGACTGTCAGGATGGTCGATACGGCCACGGGGAAGTTTGCGGCCGTGTTCACGCTTGCCAAGGGGTCGGATGGGTCGGATCGCGATCCATCCACAATCCGCTTCATGCCATCGAACGATGCCGTCGTGATCGCCGACGATGAGGGCAGTATCACGCTCCATCCGCTTACCGGCGGCAAATCCCGTCTGGTGGGCAATCATATTCCGCCGAAGGAAGACCCTACGAGCGCTGGCGAGATCAAAAGCCTTTCGGTCTCCGGCGACGGCAAGCTCGTGGCCTCGCTTTCGGCCTATGACGGCAAGCTGAAAATATGGAACCTGGCGAAAGGCAAGCTGCAGCGCGAGGTGAAGCTATTCCCTGAGAACAAGGGAGGCGATGCCGCCGACGACTCCATCGGCTCGACCGAACGGCAGATGATTGCTTTCGACAGCAAGGGCGCCTCGATTACTGTCGCCGCTTTGAGAATTGGCAACGATTTCCAGGTCATCACGCCGGTAATTCAAAAGATTGACGTGGCGAGTGGAAAAGTCAGCCGGATCGACGCTGTGCCCGTGGTATTCGCGGCGGCATCCGCCGGCGGTCTCCTGGCCGCGTCCGACCCCAGGGCTGGTGAAGTGAGCCTTTACGACATGAGCAGCCTGGAGAAGACCGCGGCAGTCAAATCCAACCTCCTCGTCAATGCGATCGACGCCGGCGGGCGCCGCGCGCTTGCGCAAGTCCCCGCCAACGAGTGGTCATATGAAGGCAATTTCGTATTCTTCGACATGGCGGCAGGCACGACGGTGGCGACGCCGACCCTGAAAGCGGAGTACATCAACCGTTTTGCCGTCAATGACGAGAACAAGACCGCCTATCTCGGAGTTTTCGAGGACAAGCTCGCCTCCCTTTCTCTGGTCACGGGCGAGGTCAGTTTCATCCCCCTCAAAGGGTTGCCCCCAGCGGAAGCTGGCAAGCCCGCGCTCTCGCTGCGGGCACTCGATCTGGTTTCGGGCAAGATTATAGATCGGGAGGATATTTATGTGCCGGCGAGGGGCCAGGAGTCCGAGACGCCGCCGCGCGTCCTGTCGATCGACCCAGGCACCGGCAATGTCGATATTCGCGGCATCACGACGCCGCCGGTCGAGAACGGCTACTATGGTATAGTCGGCACGGCACTTTCGGCGGACGGCCGGTTTGCGGTGAACGGGTATCAAAGGGAGCGTGAAAGCGAGGATGCCGAAGCGTTCGTCTCGATCGTCGACGTGTCCACCGGCAAGGAAAAGGCGAACTTTCCTTTCTACCCGCAAACCCACGGCGCTGTTGGCCTCACATGCCTGTGGTTCGGGACCGTCTGCAAGCAGCGCAGCCTGCAGACCACCCATGAAATCGCGCGAAACATGTTCGGTTACGCCACCGACATCACCTTCACCGGATCCGGCAAATACGTTCTCGCGGGCTATTGGGAACCGGCGATTTCGGCCATTGATGCAGAGACGGGTGAAATCGCGACCATATACAATACGTCTTTGACCTACGAGAAATGGGGCATTCCCGCGAAAAAAGTAGGCCCCGGCCTCGGCAAGAAGGACGGATGGGATCCGGAAGTGGCCGAAGCCGGCGCGCGCGGCGCTTCTGTTCCCCGGCTGGTGCTTCCCCTTCCCGCCAGCGACGATTTCCTGGCGGTGCTCGAATCGGATTTCGGCTCGAAGGCCTTCATGCTCCGCTTTTCCGCCGGGCGTTCCGATCCAAGCGCCGTGATCGAGATACCGGCGCGCGCCGACAAGGGTGTCGTGTCGCCGGACGGAAACCTTGTCGCGCTCGGTTATGCGGGCGGGCTCATTCTCATTCTTGATGTGGAAACGGGAAACATCCGAAGCACGCTCTATGATAACCACGGCCTGCCGGGCACCCTGCGCTTCTCCGCCGATAGCCGGAGGCTCTATTCCATCTCGACGATAAAATATTCCGGACAGACGGCCGATGGCGCATTCCGCATCTGGGACACGGCGAACGGCGATCTACTTGCCAGCACCCATGTGTTCGCCAATGGTGAATGGATTACGCTCACGCCTGAAGGTTTCTACACAGGAACCGCTGCGGCCGGCCGGAAAGTCGCCGTCCGCCTCGGAGAGAAGGAAAGCGTGCCGGAGGCGGACGTCGCGAGGATGCTTCATCGCCCGGATCTTGTCGCAGCGCGCCTCGCGGGCGAAAGCAAGGAGAAGCTTGCGGCGGCTGCGGCGAGCCTCGCTTTCAAATAG
- a CDS encoding trypsin-like peptidase domain-containing protein yields the protein MSGFRFLLILVLSAQLTGTSFAQTPDQRTPSLAPILEKVLPAIVSIAAHGRAPDEQDPLLSDPHVRKFFGLPEDASPGDHEFWTAGSGVITEAHEGLVLTSRHVVDEADDITVVLADGRRLPAAVVGADETTDLALVRVVPENLVEPIFGDSDKLRVGDYVVAVGNPFALGQTVTLGIVSALRRNPPDEDLIQTDASINPGNSGGALVNLKGEIVGINSMIFAPLGTNSGIGFAVPINTARSVVREIIKQDKASQ from the coding sequence ATGTCTGGCTTCAGATTCCTATTGATCTTGGTCCTCAGTGCGCAACTGACCGGAACCTCTTTTGCGCAGACTCCCGATCAGCGGACGCCTAGTTTGGCGCCGATACTCGAGAAAGTCTTGCCGGCAATTGTCAGCATAGCCGCTCACGGGCGGGCTCCTGACGAGCAGGACCCTCTTCTGTCCGATCCACATGTCAGAAAATTCTTCGGCCTGCCTGAGGACGCCTCTCCAGGGGACCATGAGTTCTGGACTGCGGGCTCAGGAGTTATCACCGAAGCGCATGAAGGCTTGGTGTTGACCAGCCGTCATGTGGTGGATGAAGCGGATGACATTACGGTCGTTCTGGCAGATGGAAGACGACTGCCAGCCGCTGTCGTCGGCGCAGACGAAACCACAGATCTGGCGCTCGTCCGAGTTGTCCCGGAAAATTTGGTCGAGCCGATATTCGGTGATTCCGACAAGCTCAGGGTCGGCGACTATGTCGTAGCGGTTGGAAACCCATTTGCACTTGGCCAAACCGTAACCTTAGGCATCGTTAGCGCACTGCGCAGAAACCCGCCGGACGAAGACCTTATTCAGACGGATGCCTCGATCAATCCCGGCAATTCCGGCGGCGCCCTCGTAAATCTGAAGGGAGAGATTGTCGGCATCAACAGCATGATATTCGCGCCATTGGGCACCAATAGTGGGATCGGTTTTGCAGTTCCCATCAATACCGCTCGCAGTGTCGTGCGCGAGATCATCAAGCAAGACAAAGCATCTCAGTGA
- a CDS encoding 5-formyltetrahydrofolate cyclo-ligase, translating to MQAESAQNASPPRALHGSAPRPDDWSAVSIWRKAERRRLIDKRLALDAEGRQARSGLIVTELDKTIGKPGGRIVGTYWPFRGEPDLRNWAIRVIARGGRIALPVVIAKGQPLEFRSWRPGDSLERGVWNILVPARGPAVHPDIVIAPVVGFDAAHYRLGYGGGFFDRTLAAMPRKPLAIGVGYAQSRITTIYPQPHDIAMDVIVTA from the coding sequence ATGCAAGCTGAGTCAGCCCAAAACGCGTCACCACCGCGCGCCCTGCACGGTTCGGCGCCACGGCCGGATGATTGGAGCGCGGTCTCGATTTGGAGAAAAGCGGAGCGCCGGCGGCTGATCGATAAACGTCTGGCGCTCGATGCCGAGGGACGGCAGGCCCGCTCCGGCCTGATCGTAACAGAGCTCGACAAGACCATCGGCAAGCCCGGCGGCCGCATCGTCGGCACCTATTGGCCGTTTCGCGGTGAACCCGACCTGCGCAACTGGGCGATCCGTGTCATAGCGCGCGGCGGGCGCATCGCGCTCCCCGTCGTCATCGCAAAGGGCCAGCCGCTCGAATTCAGGAGCTGGAGGCCCGGCGATTCTTTGGAGCGCGGCGTCTGGAACATTCTCGTTCCCGCGCGGGGGCCCGCCGTCCATCCCGACATCGTGATCGCACCCGTGGTCGGCTTCGATGCAGCGCATTATCGGCTGGGCTATGGCGGCGGCTTCTTCGACCGCACGCTGGCAGCCATGCCGCGCAAGCCGCTCGCCATCGGCGTCGGCTATGCACAAAGCCGGATAACAACCATCTATCCGCAGCCGCATGACATCGCCATGGACGTGATCGTCACCGCCTGA
- a CDS encoding LysR substrate-binding domain-containing protein, with protein sequence MSFVQIWERARQQLSLPPGRASVVALGSELSLWNPLLLDWLVWMKRRQPMIAVHAHVGMPDQLLEQLRTGVLDIAVLYAPKLLPGFKVELIEEEQLVLVRSPDGDEESLDYVHVDWGPQFAALGGFGQAAFKEPGLLVEHGPLGLNYILRAGGMGYFRKGAVTPHLEAGELILLEGAPQFTYPAYAVYPDSTDVRADVQEALRGLKEIAR encoded by the coding sequence TTGTCCTTCGTACAGATCTGGGAACGCGCCCGCCAACAGCTCTCACTTCCGCCGGGACGCGCCAGCGTCGTGGCGCTGGGGAGCGAGCTCAGCCTCTGGAACCCGCTGCTGCTCGACTGGCTCGTTTGGATGAAGAGGCGGCAGCCGATGATCGCGGTCCATGCCCATGTCGGTATGCCCGACCAGTTGCTGGAGCAGCTGCGCACCGGCGTGCTCGACATCGCGGTCCTCTACGCGCCGAAGCTCCTGCCCGGCTTCAAGGTCGAGCTGATCGAGGAGGAACAGCTTGTCCTTGTCAGGAGCCCGGATGGAGATGAAGAGTCACTCGACTATGTTCATGTCGACTGGGGGCCTCAATTTGCAGCGCTTGGCGGTTTCGGCCAGGCCGCCTTCAAGGAACCGGGCCTTCTGGTCGAGCACGGACCTCTCGGCCTCAACTACATTCTGCGCGCCGGCGGCATGGGCTATTTCCGCAAAGGCGCGGTGACGCCGCATCTCGAGGCGGGCGAGCTCATTCTCTTGGAAGGGGCTCCACAATTCACCTATCCGGCCTATGCCGTCTATCCGGACTCCACTGATGTCCGCGCCGACGTGCAGGAAGCGCTGCGCGGTCTCAAGGAAATCGCGCGCTGA
- the nikA gene encoding nickel ABC transporter substrate-binding protein, producing MRIARILAGLAILALLASGPVRAETTLTYSWPSNVGPLNPHAYAPNEMFAQAMLYEPLVRYQADGTIKPWLATAWTVSGDGHVYNFTLRKGVRFSDESVFDAAAVKANFDTVLASRDRHSWLELANQVVKTEALDESTFRLTLKNSYYPVLQELALIRPFRFISPKAIPAEGTADKIVAPVGTGPWKLVETRLGEYDVFARNEDYWGPKPTFDRIVVKVISDPNSRAVAFETGDIDLIYGEGQISPDTFARFQAMYPGRTGLSEPLMTQMAALNTKRAPTNDLAVRRAINHAVDKDAIVAGVLYGTQKRADTLFAPNFPYTNVGLAPYGYDPAKAQALLDEAGWVRAEGQSIRAKDGVSLRIELNYVGNNAQQKAIAEVIQADLRKVGIDAVLVGEEANSLDARQRSGEFGMILGETWGAPYDPHSFLSSMRVPSHADYQAQSGLAMKPEIDAKISQVLVTVDEAKRQQLYKEILSTLHEQAVYLPLTYGTSLLVAGPKLGDIGFGATVSEIPFETFRPVK from the coding sequence ATGCGGATTGCGAGGATCTTGGCTGGTCTGGCCATTCTGGCGCTGCTCGCCTCCGGGCCGGTGCGGGCCGAGACGACGCTGACCTATTCATGGCCTTCCAATGTCGGGCCTCTCAACCCACATGCCTATGCCCCGAACGAAATGTTCGCCCAGGCCATGCTCTATGAGCCGCTGGTCAGATATCAGGCTGATGGCACGATCAAGCCCTGGCTGGCGACGGCATGGACCGTGTCGGGCGACGGACATGTCTACAACTTCACGCTGCGCAAGGGCGTTAGGTTCTCGGACGAGTCGGTCTTCGACGCCGCCGCCGTCAAAGCCAATTTCGATACTGTCCTGGCAAGCCGTGACCGTCACAGCTGGCTGGAACTCGCCAACCAGGTGGTGAAGACCGAAGCGCTCGATGAGTCGACCTTCCGCCTCACCTTGAAGAATTCATACTATCCGGTTCTGCAGGAGCTGGCTCTGATCAGGCCGTTCCGATTCATCTCGCCCAAAGCGATTCCTGCCGAAGGCACCGCCGACAAGATCGTGGCGCCCGTCGGCACCGGGCCTTGGAAGCTGGTGGAGACGAGGCTCGGCGAATATGACGTCTTCGCCCGGAACGAGGATTACTGGGGGCCGAAGCCGACTTTCGACCGCATCGTCGTGAAGGTCATTTCCGACCCGAACAGCCGCGCCGTGGCGTTCGAGACCGGAGACATCGACCTGATCTATGGCGAGGGCCAGATCTCTCCCGATACCTTCGCCCGTTTCCAGGCGATGTATCCGGGACGGACCGGACTGTCGGAGCCCTTGATGACGCAAATGGCGGCGCTGAACACGAAGCGGGCGCCCACCAACGACCTGGCGGTCCGCCGGGCCATCAATCATGCGGTGGACAAGGACGCCATTGTGGCCGGCGTCCTTTATGGCACGCAGAAGCGCGCCGATACGCTCTTCGCGCCGAATTTCCCTTACACCAATGTCGGGCTCGCACCTTACGGCTACGATCCGGCCAAGGCGCAGGCGCTGCTCGATGAGGCCGGATGGGTGCGCGCGGAGGGCCAATCCATCCGCGCGAAAGACGGCGTGTCGCTGCGTATTGAGCTCAACTATGTCGGCAACAACGCGCAGCAGAAGGCGATTGCCGAGGTCATCCAGGCCGATCTGCGCAAAGTGGGCATCGACGCCGTGCTGGTGGGCGAGGAAGCCAATTCCCTCGATGCGCGTCAGCGCAGCGGCGAGTTCGGCATGATACTCGGGGAGACATGGGGCGCGCCCTATGATCCGCATTCCTTCCTGAGCTCGATGCGCGTTCCCTCCCATGCCGACTATCAGGCGCAGTCCGGTCTGGCCATGAAGCCCGAAATCGATGCCAAGATAAGTCAGGTGCTGGTGACGGTGGACGAGGCGAAGCGGCAGCAACTCTATAAAGAGATCCTGTCGACCTTGCATGAGCAGGCGGTCTATCTGCCGCTCACCTACGGAACCTCGCTGCTGGTGGCCGGGCCGAAGCTCGGCGATATCGGCTTTGGCGCCACGGTCTCGGAGATCCCGTTCGAGACATTTCGTCCGGTGAAGTGA
- the nikC gene encoding nickel ABC transporter permease subunit NikC, with product MSIDSTLDRPASSLHRHRRGVWQVRLAATMIAVLAFLAVAAPLIVPHDPNLVDLAAKLQGPSAAHWLGTDHLGRDMLARLIYGTRVSLGSVAIILVLILALGIGVGGVSGYIGGRVDQLIMRFCDVFLTFPTFVLALFLIGVLGTGMVNVIVAVVLSHWAWYARIVRGLVLSIRERDFVTAAEMAGAGRFRIFVEHIMPGVLAQLVVLATLDIGHMMLHVAGLSFLGLGIAAPTPEWGVMINDARQFVWTQPLLLVWPGMMILVSVMAFNRLGDALRDHLDPAFKAEHC from the coding sequence ATGAGCATCGACAGTACGCTCGACAGGCCGGCATCATCGCTCCATCGTCATCGGCGCGGCGTCTGGCAGGTGCGGCTGGCGGCAACGATGATTGCCGTGCTCGCCTTCCTTGCTGTCGCCGCACCACTCATCGTCCCGCATGACCCTAATCTGGTGGACCTGGCGGCCAAACTGCAGGGGCCGAGTGCTGCGCATTGGCTCGGCACCGATCATCTCGGCCGCGACATGCTGGCGCGCCTGATCTATGGAACGCGGGTCTCGCTCGGCTCCGTCGCCATCATCCTGGTGCTGATCCTGGCGCTCGGTATCGGCGTGGGCGGCGTCTCGGGCTATATCGGCGGGCGCGTCGACCAGCTCATCATGCGGTTCTGCGACGTCTTCCTGACTTTTCCGACTTTCGTACTGGCGCTGTTCTTGATCGGCGTGCTCGGCACCGGAATGGTCAATGTCATCGTCGCCGTCGTGCTCTCGCACTGGGCGTGGTATGCGCGCATTGTGCGGGGGCTGGTGTTGTCGATACGCGAGCGCGATTTCGTCACCGCCGCCGAGATGGCGGGCGCCGGACGCTTCAGAATATTCGTCGAGCACATCATGCCGGGCGTCCTGGCGCAGCTCGTCGTGCTGGCGACGCTCGATATCGGTCATATGATGCTACATGTCGCGGGCCTGTCGTTCCTCGGGCTCGGCATCGCCGCGCCGACACCGGAATGGGGCGTGATGATCAACGACGCGCGGCAGTTCGTATGGACGCAGCCGCTCCTTCTCGTCTGGCCCGGCATGATGATCCTGGTGAGCGTCATGGCCTTCAACCGGCTCGGCGATGCGCTGCGCGATCACCTCGACCCGGCATTCAAGGCGGAGCACTGCTGA